Within Corvus cornix cornix isolate S_Up_H32 chromosome Z, ASM73873v5, whole genome shotgun sequence, the genomic segment gtgaatCTGTAATAAATAGGAAGAGGATCTGTCTGGCCTCTGTCCCCATCCTCCACACCCACGAACAGCAATGGAAAACCTTCCACTTTCAAGGATTATCATAGActcctttaggttggaaaagccctctgaggtCGTTGAGTCCAacctttccctcagcactgccaaggctaccactaaaccatgccCCGAAGTGTCACAACTACCTGTCTTGTGATGTGGAAGATCATAGCTTTAACTGGAAGTTAAAACAGTATTTGGCTGGAATGGTCTGTGTCTATTTCTCTTGCCACAGCAGAGGTAAAGACCAAAAATTCCCATGCTGCAGCTTTATCCTCCCATAATTTTATCAGGAGAGAACTACCTAAGGGAGTAAATCCACAGAATACCTGAGGTGatctgcagaataaaaataccAGGTGCATGCTCTTCTAAGAAGTAACCAGAAGTCCTTTATCATTAGCTCAACATTCAGGATAACGGAGAAAATGGACATTACTCACCTGAAAATTTTGAAGGCTATAGAGAAAATTATTGGAAAGCCTCAAGTAAAGTACAGACTCAAAACCATATTTCTTATTGGAACAGGTGTTGTCAGGGAACACAGTGAATCTAGAGTCTCAATAACAATTCAGCCTTAGGCATCaagagaaatttcttctttttgcagaaatatttactCATGTCCCCAAAATGCcatttaagaaattattcctgTATGGCAGACTTCAGACAAGGATATCCGTTCATCAGGTCCTGCTGTTAGGGGAACGTACGCACAGGTTTTTATTCCAGAAATTTGGGAATTTCAGTGCAAagtggttttttgcttttaacaaGCCTGATTTCTGTTCCTGTCTCAAAACAGACTGGTAAGTCAAGACTTGAAGTTTCCAGAAACCAATAGTTGGGTCAAATAAAAACAgcatttatcattatttttccttctgtatgcAAACAAACCTTTCATCTCATGAGATgatggctcttttttttttttttaatgtcagttCTCAAAACAAGATAAGGATTCACCAGTTAGCTTAAAAATCTCTGTTCATACAATTACAGTGACTTTTGAGATAAGAGGTTTGGGTTTTAACTGATCCGTTTTCATCTTCCTAATACCAGCATAAAAAAGAGCCAAATTAACTCTATTCATTCCATTTTCAGGTTTGCTAGTGTTGCATTTAAACTATTTGGAGCAATATCATGTTTCACCCCATGAAAAATTTCAAACCATCTCTGTCAGTCCCAGTTCTGCAAGAGGTCACTCTCCCAAACCTATGTATGCCACCCAGATTGATGCCAGAGTGTGAGGGAAGACACGCTTACTTACGCAGGAACACTTTCAAACTCCTCCATGGTTATTAATGCTGCTTCTTTAACGAGTTTGGTATCTTTTGCAGGTTTCTTTGCACATTCAGGTTCTCTGGCCTTTGCTTGCTCTTCTTGTTTCCCAGTTGGCACCGTGATGCTGTAAAATGAAGGAATATTCAGTGTATAAACAGCAGGTAAGTAGTAAGGAGAATTCCACTACACTACTAAGTCTGCTTAGTCACAGACCTAAGTTCCAGCCTATCTGTTAGGCTGGATGAACACAATTAATGATATTTCACAAAAGAAACATCAGTATAGCAAGCCTGCTCCATTTCAAATCATATCCTTCAGCTGACTTCAGCACAGCTCTTGGTTTCTCTGCTACAGAGGCTGCTAGCAGGTGAGTTGGAAGCAGTCCAAGTGCAGCGTGGCGCAGCTCAGAATTCAATGTACCGTTACATTTCACACAACACAAGGCCTGGCTTTTTATCAgataaaacacagcacagagctgcagccttaATGGGCAGATTTGAAATACTTCACAGCTCTCTGAAAGAGGTTCAAATCTTGGGAAGCCTGACTCACCCATTAAACTTTCGAAGCAAAGAAATTCAATGCCACCTACcagactggggttttttttaatacttttaaaagtttttttagGCAAGATCCCAAAGGCCAAAGAATTTCCTAATTTATTCCTGATTATtagaacattatttttataaattcacCCTTTCTCTAAACCCTCAACTTAGAGCCTCAAACCCCAAGGGATTTGCCAGCcacccacccagctgctcctcagcaggacAGTAAAGATGATGCATATGGCCAAATCCACTGTTATCAGAACACGTGGACATTACTGGGATGTGCAACAGAATGAACTAAAGCAATACAGAGCTGACCTGGCACAAGGAACTGATCCTCTGCTTGGATCTGACTTTCCCACAAGAGATCCTTGCTGGACATGGGGTCCCACGAGCAGCGAATGGCACAGCAGTGCCCCTTCTGTCAACCCCAGGGCCAGGACCTGAGGCGTCACTTGATGTGACGCCGCCAAACCCAGTGTCCCATCCCCAAGAAAGACAAGTGCCATGGCGAGGACAGCGAGTGCCACCTGCTGGGCTCCCACACTGCCTGGTCAGTGACACGGGGGCAGgaacagctctgccctgcaccGTGACACAACACAGAGCCCTTCTGAAACCCAGGACATCTGCCGCTAAACTTACTCAGATGTCATCATCTGAAAAACATCTGTTTGCAtctgaacaacaacaacaaaacaatccTGGCACCCTGCAGCTAGCAGGGAATGTCAGCAaacaggagagaaggagggcGGATTTTGGGTGGTGGTGGAGGTGGCTTTGGAATGAAAGGATAAACACAAGAACCAAGGGAAGCAAGTTCACATCTTGAAACTTCATTCCTCCCACGCTCCAGTCTCAGTCTCCTGCTGTCTATCACACTGCAACAAACCTTTTTGAGATGattccccagccccaggcaccccTCCTTTGTGATCCCACCCACTCCCctgcctctgcactgctgcagtgaGGTGGTACAGACATAGTTCACCGCTGACCTGAACcatgaaaagaaagaactgaCACTTGTTTACAAAATCTGGCTCTGGTGGAATGAGAAACTGCTCTCAACAAACACGTGGGATACAAAGAGATTGAGATATATTGaacttgctttttatttcagtgagatTGCTCTGgtaaacaagaacagaaaacccAAGAATACAGGAGAGAAACAATAGCTAAAGCCATGAATCGTTCAGTTTCTCTGTGTGGGTGTTTTCATTCTCCCAGGGACTTCAAGGCCTGCCTCACCAGCATTCAAGtgctcctctgctttctgcactATCTCATGAAAATCACTCATCAGCCCATTATGTATGTCCCCACACATCTGGGGACATAGGGGAACGAACAGAAACGGAGGAGGTCAGTGCAGGAAGGTTTGGGTAAGAGGCCTAAAAACATATTTACAGTGATGCAATGGATTTTGAACAATTACGTTCCTTCTTACACTTCCTCCACCCTCCACTGCACAACACAGTGACCACCAAGAAGTGACAAAATGGGGACAAAAGGAGAAAGTGTGCTGTGACAAATGGCATTGTCACACAATGTATTATTACTCAAGAAAACCCAGCAACAAACTGACACTGACAGAACACCAGCTGTGAGCTGGCAAGAGCACAATCTGCAGAAAATTATCAGAAAAGTTTGGTTGGTTTTACATACTGTGGTTTTCTCTAGAGAGAGAAGAACCAGCTAAAACCATATCACAATTAACTTCCTGATCACAAGCAGGATGAGATTGCAAGGGAGACCAACATCCCAAAAAATCTTTTGGTGTCAGAGGTGGCACAATCAAGCACGAAACAAGCCTCATTTACATCTAAACAATTTCCAGGAGCTAACACAAAGTTAAGACAAAGGTTTTCCTACATTAAGAAAGTAAGTTACGACAGGAAGGCAGAACTCAAGTGgtaatttctgaaaaacttcaatgcttacacacacacacaaaaagcaaCATCTAAATTGAAAAGGAACAAGAGACCTCTAGAGACATTTTGAAAGGCCATTTCCTAAACTGAGGGTTTATGTCTAGAGGGTGGGAATAAGAAAAAAGCTTCTGCACAAGTCATCCCTTCACCAGCTAAGAACAGTTTCAATACAATACCTACACCAATGACAATACCGCTACACACTAACTAAAATTAcagttcatttttctcttctggaagCCTCTTTCCACATATATAACCTTTTACTTTGCTGGAATATGTGTCATGTTTTGAGACTGAGGCTTCTCTGGCATTAGGAACCAGACCAAGTAAAGCTGGTAGATTCAGGGCACATATTGGAAGCACTGAATTCAAGCTAATGCACTGCCTTCTGACAAGCTACAAGGTGGGAATGAAGTTTTGGGATCCCCGATACTATGACTCTGCAAGTGACCCCAGCTGGCatcactgcaggaaaagaaagcaactCCAACAGGCCAGAGAAAAAGATGAGAAACTCAGTCggaattaaaatgttttagaagCTTTCTAAATAACAGCTGTTATTTCACATACTTGTCATTTTCACACACTTGAGCTACTTGACTCTGAAAAGCTTCTTACACAGCCCTCTCCAAGGCAAGGGGATGTCATATCTAGCTGAAATAAATATaaggctgctgcagggaaaagggaacaaaagtACCACAAACATAATTCAAAGTCCCACAGAAAGATGACTGAGCTGgcagatttttggtttttaagttGTATTTGGAAGGGCAGAGGTGAACTTCATTTCTAGTGACCCAGCATTTGGGTCACTAGCCCTTAAATCCATAGGCACTACAGTTATGAAATCAGTGTGTTTGTGATTCTAAAGCAAGGGATTCTCAGACTCAGAGAAGCACTTGCTTTCTACTACATCACACCTACCCCTGGAAGCTCCCATTGGAACAACTCAGTATTTTATAGACTTGATCTGATGGATTTATTGGGGTGCTAGCACAAGCCTGGACAAGAGCCACGTCCAGAATCAATACACTCAATGACCTTGTCTCCCAAAATTTCAGTTAATGTGGAGTGAAAGGAGCTGCACAGCGCTGCAGCTGGACACTAACAGGAGCAGCCTGAATCCTTCAGGCTCATGTACCACATACCAGCTCTGAGTTGGTTTGGGCAGATAGGGTGGAATGTGTTCAAGGAGGTGCTGTGCTTCATTTTGATCTCTCTCAGCAGTCTTCTGCATCTCCTGAAATTAATATGAGACTAGATCAGAAATCTGAACCTACTAGCATCAGGCAAGTAAAATTAGGGCAatactaaattaattttcagctttattaAGAGGTGTCCTTTACTCTCTCCCCATCACCTTACCTCCTTACCCCATAACTTCTCCAGGGAAACTAGTAAAGATACAGAGCAAGGAGCATCTGTCCTTGCCCTCAGAATGTCAGAGGAATTTGAGCAGGCAACAGGAACTTTAGCAATACACCCTGGTCAGGGGAATGGTGGTAGTGGAGACAATACACTATGGTAAACTCACCTACATTCCCCAAACAACGCTTCCACAAAAGACCTGCCAAATAAAGGCAGTGCAAACACACAGTAGAATAACAGACAAATATTCTAACTGAATACTTTTCACAGCTATTGCAAAGATATGTAATTAGAACTCCTCTTTAGATCACAGTATCTATTATGATAAAGACATGTTTTCAAGGCCAATGACAAAGACCTGCTTTTAATGGCTTTAAGATGAAGGAATGTAGacttagattagatattaagaataaattcttccctgtgaggatggtgaggccctggcccagggtgcccagagcagctgtggctgcccctgaatCCCTGGCAGcgtccagggccaggttgggCGGGGCTTGGAGGAGCCTGGGgcagtggaaagtgtccctgcccatggcagggggtggccctagatgagctttaaggtcccttccaactcaaaccattctacaattctatgattaCATATATAAGCTTcgaaaaatataatttccaaCGTTTGTGGTGCTGGAGAACTTAACAAACCATCAGCAAGCCTATTCCAAACCCCGGTTTCTCTTGCGAGCACATGCATCCAAACATCACTAAGGATCTAGGGAAAAACTCCCAACATATGTATCAAAGACTTCTTTGAATCTTCCAGTATTTTATGAAtgggacaagaaaaaaagattacttTTAGCAAATCCTTcagtttttcttgctgtttaaCTTCAGTTTCCATTTGATTCAGGAGTTCATGTATAAGGATCACCTCATTCCCTATTTTATGGAGGGCAGCTTTGCGGCGTTCATCTTCACCTGTCAAAGGGCAAACATTAAGACAAAGCCtccaagaaaacccaaaatgtGATGTTCCTCCCCTTCGCAAGCAGTGATTATTTAACTCTCTGCTCCCCACCCACCATAGCCAcccaggagaagcagcaagcCAAACTGTCAGCCTTGTACTCTGCACAGCCAACAGAGTCCATGgaatcatttagtttggaaaagccCCCTAAGACCAGGTCCAACTATACCCCCACAGCACTGTCAAGGCCACCACTAGTCTGTGTCCCAAATGTCACAGCCACagggcttttaaatccctgcagtgatggggactccaacacctccctgggcagcccctgccaaggcctgaccaccctttccacggggaaattcctgctggtgaCCTacctgagcctgccctggcccagcctgaggccgttccctctcctcctgtccctgttccctgccagcagaggcccgacccccccggctgccccctcctgtcagggacttgtgcagagccacaaggtcccccctgagcctcctttgctccagcctgagcccctttccagctccctcagccgctcctggggctccagccccttcccagctccgttccctgccctggacacactccagctgCTCCATGCCTTTCTTGCAATGAAGTGCAAACCAAACCCCACTGTTGCTCTTGTTTACCTATGTTCCTCAATAGGATACACTTTTTAATACTTGAAATCTTCGCATTGATGTGGAAGCATAAATGTTCCAGGTCTGAGGATGCCATGTCCTCCATCATCACACTGAGGGGGAAcaaaaatgaaggcagaaaCTTAACAAAGACCCAAGCTGCAAATACTGTgcacaaaagcagaatttttggAAGGTCCCTGATTTGTCAAAGAAGCAAAGGGAACATAAATGAAACAGTAAATTAAGTAATTCTCTTTTATCTTACTAAATTGAAGGCAGGAAAGGAAGCATAAAGGGACTGGCACTAGACAAGCCAATAAATTTCCCAGAACTCTGGAGATAAATGCAGTGTGATATCAGTGCAGTGATTCCTCATGAGACTGGGAGCATCCCTATGATATTGAATTGTCCACTAAAAAAAGGAGTTGGAAATTTACTGCAAAACCCAAGAAATACCTGGTTTATATAATGCAATTTTACAAGGTTCTCTCAGGGATATTACATCAGATGATTGATGTTTAAagaggtggatttttttaaaacgcaattaagcaaaaaaaaagggttaaCAGAGTCGTTAGCAAAGTCTGGAGGCACCAAAAAGAGCATTATATATCGACTACTATATAGTCTTTAATAATAGATTTATTAACCCTATTATAGACAGAAATTGATTAGAAGAAAAAACTATACAATGTGACAAACCCCCGCATTTAACACCGTGGCCTGGCACTGAGCGCTCACACAGCTCCCTCCGGCGGCTGACACttggaaactttaaaaaagtCCTTATTTCGCTTATGGCTTAAAATACTATCAACTGCCGCGATTATTAAATCCATTCTTTGAGACCTGCCGCCTTACCCGCCTGCCCTACCTGCGTGGAACCAGCACGCCCCGAGGCGGATCGGGATACCCTGAGGGGACCGAGGTCACCCGCTGCgcgcggcggcagcgcccgTCTCTCCTCAGGTTTTACCGGACGCAGCGCCAGTGTATCCCGGTCCCGGTCCCACTCTCTCAGCCGCGGGGGCCGGAGCCGCTCGGCCGGGGAGGAGAAAGCTCAGCCGGGGGAGGAGGACGCGGCTCCCGCGGCCCCGTTCGAGCCCCGTTTGAATCCGCCGCGCTCAGGCGGGCGTTGGGGAGGGCGGGGAGAGCGCGTGCGCGCTGAGGGGAGCGCGAGGGACGGGCGGAAagggcggagcggggcgggaaGGGAAGGGCGGAAGGCGGGAGCGCTGAGGGGACCGGAGGGCGCAAGGCAGGGCAGTGATGGACGCGGTAGGCCAGGTGAGGGATGGTCTCTTTTCCCGGGCAGCCAGTGGTAGGACAAGGGGACATAGTCTCAAGCTGAGacaggggaggctcaggttggacatcaggaggaatttcttcatggaaagggcgctcaggcattggaaggggctgccgAGGaaggtttggagtccccatccctggaggtgtccaaggacACCAATCGCCTGGACATGACGCTCTGTGCTCTGGTCTGGGTGATAAAGCGGGGATCAGTCAAAGGTTAGACTCGAtgttggaggtcttttccaaccttgtAATTCTGTGAGTATGGAGGGAGTGGGAAGGAAGAGCGGAAGGCGGGAACTCTGAGGGGAGCGAGAGCGAAGGGCGGGAGCGCGGAGGGTGATCTCATTTTTAGGAGCTCTGTTGACACAGATTTTACCTTAGAAAGGAGACATTGTTTATTCAGCACAGCGTGCAAGGAGGACGTTCCCACTAATCAACCCGTCAAGGGGTAGAAAGTTACATCTGTTATACAGTAAAATTCACATGAACACGCCCGCTTACTGTGTAGTCTGCGCCCACGTTATACACATTTATTTGGGTGATGTAATCTTAACGCATGGcttgaaacagcttttttcctttactaaGCAAACTCCTCTTGTACAAGTAATTTCATATAAATTACACTTTGAAAGGCGAGGAAAAAACTGATATCAAGGACAGcgggaggatgaggaggggaaAGACAGGAACGCTGAGGGGAGCGGGAAGGGCGGAAGGTGGGGGAGTGCTGAGGGAAGCGGCGCAGAAAGGGCAGGAGCGGGAAGGAAGGCGGGATCGCGGTGGAGAGCGGGAAGGAAGGGCGGAAGGCGGGATCGCTGAGCGGAGCAGGGCGGGAAGGAAGCGGGATTTCTGAGGGGCGCGGACAGGGAGCCGGGCGGGAAGGGAAGGCGGGATCTCTGAGGAGAGCCGGGCGCGAAGGGAAGCGAGATCGCTGACGGGAGCGGGAAGGAAGAGCGGACGACGGAATTGCTGGGGGAAGCCGGGTGAGAAGGGAGCAGGGATCGCTGAAGGCAGcgggaagggaaggcaggatCGCTGAGGGCAGCCGGGCGGGATCTCTGAGACAGCGCCGACAGGCGCCCGCTCCGGTTCTACCCCTGAGGGCTTTACTCCCCTCACGGAATTGTGATAGCACCGACCAAGAACCGCCACACCACTTATTACTTGGTTGTATAAATTCagtttatttcagcatttaacAGAAGACAAAGCTCTCAATAAAAATTCCGTTTTCAACGTACACATGGTCATGCTGGTGTGTCTCCTATAGGACTTTGTCACTagttgctttcctttttctcttgggGTAGGTATGGGGATAATTAAACAGCTTACACTGACCgcaaactaattttttttctaattagcTACAAATataaaggtttattttgttAAGGACAGGCTGTTTATCTCTCCAAGGAAGGAATGAGCAgaatctctgctgcttttccacaaTTCCCTGGTACATAAAAGCTCACAGTTCTCTCCATTCTCTATCCCCAAAATCCTGAAGAGCTTATAAACAGATTAACATACAAATGAGTTAAAGAAGGACTGTGTTAAAGCAGGGATGCAATCTAAGGAGTAAGTGACTGTGTCCAGCAGAATtaaggagaacagaaaatgtGTGAAAGCCATGCTACAGCAGGTTATTGAAATTGCTTTGTATTAGAATGCgtatttttaaggttttcacagagaaaacacaatCAGGGTGGAAATGTGGCACTAATTCCCCAAGGCAAACCatagaaaaaggagaaggaaaatgttcaaAAGCCCTGCTTCATAAGGAGCATTTAATGTCAATAATtaagagattaaaaacaaatcaaagagAGAGAGTTTTGAGCCCAAAAGCTCAAAACTGGGCTTTTTCATGTCTGCTAGCTTCTCCAAACAGCCACACAAATGCTTGTCCCAGACTTTAAACATGGGGTTGTCTTGCACTAACAACCGCTgcaattctgtaattctgtaaaCAGAATTGCAACATACAGCTGTaagaaagaagggggaaaaccccccaaactgTACAATCAGATATAGCAAAAACATACTACAGATCCCCGTGCctatgaaaaatacttaaacCTGGCATTCAGaagtttcttttgctgtttaaaCCATGTCATAGGAATGACCTGAGGTTTGTGCAGACAACTGAAAGCCCTCCTTGCGGCCTCCACCAGtttattgattaaaaaataaagtttctgcTGTGTGTATTTGGGGCAGAGGAAAGAAGGGCAGAAGAAAGTTTCTTTCTGGAGCGTACTACACCACCCAGTGCTACCTGAAGTCACAAGTCCAAACTTAGCATAACGTTTCAGAAAGCTGTGGTATGGTCACAAGTCAATTGCGTCATCAGGAAGCAAGATTGTTCTTCTCAGTTTATTAAGCAAACACCCCTGAGTAAAGAGGCTGATACccactttcttctttcttgcaAGTAAGCACACAGACACTCAGCATGCCGAAGAACTGGAAGAGAGGGAGTGCACAAGAGACTTAGTCCTGCTGGATTTCTGTAAGCCATCACACTAAACACCTACATATCAGATGACTTCATCGCATGAAAAAAACTCACTTAAAATACGTCTGTTATTTTTGCATACCAATTCCCAGTAATAGTTCCAGCCTGAGTGTCTCCTCTCTGGTTTGTCccattaattaataaatttgtATTAATTACTAGTTATCTTGCCATGGGGAGAATTTCAGTGAAAAGCTGGGATTATTCTGGAATGAGTTCTCCAGAATATTTAAGCATGCCTTTGAACAAGGAGTGATAGGgatggcttcccagtgccagagggcagggctggatgggatattgggaaggaattgctgtctgtgagggtgggcaggccctggcccagggtgcccagagcagctgtggctgcccctggatccctggcagtgtccaaggccaggctggagggggtttggaacagcctgggacagtggatggtgtccctgcccatggcagggggtggaacgggatgagctttaagctcccttcccacccaaaccatcctgggattctgtgactctaaGACAAAATGGATTCCCCTTTGAATTTCCATCCCAAATCCCCTACTATCTTTTGAATCCCTCCCATCATCGTTAAGCAGATGAAATGGAGACAGTTGCAAAAACACCAGGAACATAGGACTGAGTCTACTTCAGAGGCAGAAGAAAGCTGTAGGAAATAGGacagtgaagaggaaaaagaccCAGGATCCAAGGGCAAACAGTACTATTTTCATGAGGGAAGAGACAGGAGCATTCACCTTTACGATGGCAAACCCCAGGATCACAAGCATGGCGTAGCCAATGAcgctctgcagcccagcctccagcccctgtgcacagccctgccaagaaAGAGAGGGGTAAAAACATGCTAAAAGGTGTTCACCCAGCTGaaagtttttattatttccccTCAAATCTCCCAAGGAAGCAGGCCCTGGTAAGGCCTGTCTAACCAGCACTGCAGACCTGAGGAACTCAATTCTTGGCTTCCAGACCTGATGGCTTATTTCCTCCTGCATGAGGAGAGGCACTGACAAACT encodes:
- the SKA1 gene encoding spindle and kinetochore-associated protein 1 isoform X2, translating into MALVFLGDGTLGLAASHQVTPQVLALGLTEGALLCHSLLVGPHVQQGSLVGKSDPSRGSVPCASITVPTGKQEEQAKAREPECAKKPAKDTKLVKEAALITMEEFESVPAYMKGRLTYDQINAVVQEMNKAVVAKYKILYQPLKSMSVPVRNLYDRFMEEETKDTRGLFFIVEADIKEFTQLKLDKRFHSILNILRHCQRVREVRGSRLVRYVIC
- the SKA1 gene encoding spindle and kinetochore-associated protein 1 isoform X1, translated to MMEDMASSDLEHLCFHINAKISSIKKCILLRNIGEDERRKAALHKIGNEVILIHELLNQMETEVKQQEKLKDLLKEMQKTAERDQNEAQHLLEHIPPYLPKPTQSCITVPTGKQEEQAKAREPECAKKPAKDTKLVKEAALITMEEFESVPAYMKGRLTYDQINAVVQEMNKAVVAKYKILYQPLKSMSVPVRNLYDRFMEEETKDTRGLFFIVEADIKEFTQLKLDKRFHSILNILRHCQRVREVRGSRLVRYVIC